A window of Ictalurus punctatus breed USDA103 chromosome 21, Coco_2.0, whole genome shotgun sequence genomic DNA:
TGACAAAGGCCAGGTTCGTGAAGTCCTTAAAATAGTCCTGGGGAATGTCCTCAATGTTGTTCCTGTCCAAGAACAACTGGGCTATGCTGTTGGGTATATTTGCAGGCATCTTCCTCAGGATGTTGTGAGCCAGGTTAAGCTGTACcagatttttaagatctttAAAGATATTCTTGGCTAGGTTGCTGTCGCTGATCCTGTTATGATGCAAGTCCAGAAGAACAAGGTGTTCCATCTTGTTGAACGTTCCAGGAGCGATCTTTGAGATCTGATTGCGACTGAGTCGTAGTTGCTCCAAACCACTAGGCAGATTGCTTGGGACTTCCTTTAAAAAGTTCTTCTGCATATATAGATGCAGCAGGTTTGGAATCTTCTCAAACACTTGTTTCTCTATAGACCGAATCCGATTATTCCCCAGGTTTATCCACTTGAGCTCTGTGGCATTGTTAAAGGAATCTGCAGTCACTGAATCAATGTAGTTGTTCTGTAGGTAGAGATAGTGGGTGCGAGGCGGGATGACCGGGACTCTGCGGAGGTTGCGGTTCTCACAGTACAAGGCATTTGGGAAGGAAGCGGGGCACATGCATTCCCTTGGGCAGTCTGGGAATGAAGAAGGAGGACCAATGATAACAGGAGGAAAGTCAGTGGGCTCCATGGGTTCTGGTTCTTTCTTGGGAGGCCTCCTGGTGGTGGGAGGTTTTGGTCGAGGTCGAGGTCGGGGTCTGGTCTGCTGTCCCCAAACATCTACagtaaggagaagaagaagcagagagCAGTATCCTAGCTCAGCCTTCATTGTCCTAAGTTaaaagagggatggagagattGCACAGTATCAGCATTATGTTAAACATCCTTCCTAAACTGGAGATAAATAACTAACAATTTAATCTGTGATATTTGATAATATCTCAAAAGGTCAAGGAGGTTGCAGCTAAAGGGGACATATCATTACAAATATTCACCATACAAAACCAGGCCaatttaataataacattagggtttgttgtagattttttttggcACTCACTAGGCTATGGATATGTAATATAGACTACCATTTATTAGTCATGACAAACAAGTGTAAGTGTTCCCTTGATGCTGTTAAGACAGTTAAAGCATTGCAGACATGCATCACCACACTCTGACTTTTACACGGTCTTAAATAAACAACCCTGCACTAAAGTTTCCAGGTTACTCGCTCTCGTCTCTGGGTGCGTAGCTTCAAATAAAGACCCATTTGTGCAAGGAATAACCAGAAACAGAGAGAAGCTGACGCTCaatgagagaaacagagaataACAAAGTCCCTGGAGATGCTGCAGGAAACCTGCAACCAGTCATCATAAAAGTGCTATGAAGTCTGCTTCTGCATTCACTGCACATCTGATACACAGACTGCTGAAGGGAGCACAACTTCAAAGGTTGATGCCTCCCGTGGGCAACATGTGGAAATGAATTACCCCTGTATCAGTGGACGTATGTATAATCATGCCAAAAGTGAGCCTTCCATCATCATTTACCTTTATTACACAAAAACTGTGTGTAACTGATATTGTTTCAGGTTCTTACATATCCCAATTAGTTAATAATAGCTCTCAGGCAGTAAATTTTCACTGATTAGTCATCAAGAACTGACTCGTTTATGTTTTTTCATAGGAGAGACATTTAGTAAAGCAAAACATGGATGCCATTTTCATCGCTCTGTATTAAACTATGCGTAAACTATGTACAATATACTTCTGTAGTTCAGCTTAAACACTGGATAGCCTCCAACTTGAGTATGTTCTCTGCACCATAACAGCTTGCAGTAAGGAGATATAACAATATCATTTGGTACATCATGCCATCTTCCATG
This region includes:
- the prelp gene encoding prolargin codes for the protein MKAELGYCSLLLLLLTVDVWGQQTRPRPRPRPKPPTTRRPPKKEPEPMEPTDFPPVIIGPPSSFPDCPRECMCPASFPNALYCENRNLRRVPVIPPRTHYLYLQNNYIDSVTADSFNNATELKWINLGNNRIRSIEKQVFEKIPNLLHLYMQKNFLKEVPSNLPSGLEQLRLSRNQISKIAPGTFNKMEHLVLLDLHHNRISDSNLAKNIFKDLKNLVQLNLAHNILRKMPANIPNSIAQLFLDRNNIEDIPQDYFKDFTNLAFVRLNFNHLTDKGLPKMVFNVSTLMDLHLAHNNLTTVPLFNTHLEHLHLNNNNIESINGTAICPFTLTEDVHDPDSVPRLRYLRLDGNHLTPPIPLDVIMCFRHLHSIVI